Proteins encoded in a region of the Streptomyces akebiae genome:
- a CDS encoding arsenate reductase/protein-tyrosine-phosphatase family protein, translating into MTAPDAGRGIWDGEETRTFTGLPRDTFRILHVSTGNVCRSPITERLTRHALADRLGDPLWGGLIVESAGTWGHEGAPMEANAEAVLADFGADASGFTGRELLDEHVIRADLVLTATRDHRAQVISMGHSAGLRTFTLKEFTRLVRAIDPTTLPPLEEGMVVRARALVRAAAALRGWLLAPTAEADEVYDPYGAPLPFFRSVGDEIHQALDPVVTALTGVPARA; encoded by the coding sequence TTGACGGCCCCTGACGCGGGGCGTGGCATATGGGACGGGGAAGAGACGCGGACCTTCACGGGGCTGCCGCGGGACACCTTCCGCATCCTCCACGTCAGCACCGGCAACGTGTGCCGCTCGCCGATCACCGAGCGGCTGACCCGCCATGCCCTGGCGGACCGGCTCGGGGACCCGCTGTGGGGCGGACTGATCGTCGAGAGCGCGGGGACGTGGGGGCACGAGGGGGCGCCCATGGAGGCGAACGCGGAGGCGGTCCTCGCGGACTTCGGCGCGGACGCCTCCGGTTTCACGGGGCGCGAGCTGCTGGACGAGCACGTCATCCGGGCCGACCTGGTGCTGACGGCCACCCGTGACCACCGGGCCCAGGTCATCTCCATGGGGCACTCCGCCGGGCTGCGCACCTTCACCCTGAAGGAGTTCACCCGCCTGGTGCGCGCCATCGACCCCACCACGCTGCCTCCTCTGGAGGAGGGCATGGTCGTCCGCGCACGCGCCCTGGTCCGCGCCGCCGCCGCTCTACGCGGGTGGCTCCTGGCCCCCACCGCAGAGGCCGACGAGGTCTACGACCCGTACGGCGCCCCGCTGCCGTTCTTCCGCTCGGTGGGTGACGAGATACACCAGGCCCTGGACCCGGTGGTGACCGCCCTGACAGGGGTGCCGGCGAGGGCGTAG
- a CDS encoding L-threonylcarbamoyladenylate synthase, with amino-acid sequence MARRYDTNDATDRATGLREAASAIRRGELVVLPTDTVYGIGADAFTSEAVADLLEAKGRGRNMPTPVLIGSPNTLHGLVTDFSEMAWELVDAFWPGALTLVAKHQPSLQWDLGDTRGTVAVRMPLHPVAIELLTEVGPMAVSSANLTGHPAPENCDAAEAMLGDSVSVYLDGGPTPGNEPSSIVDVTGKVPVLLRAGALSAEELRKVVPDLEVAN; translated from the coding sequence ATGGCACGGCGATACGACACCAACGACGCGACCGACCGCGCCACCGGTCTGCGCGAGGCCGCGTCCGCCATTCGCCGGGGCGAGCTCGTGGTGCTGCCGACGGACACCGTGTACGGCATCGGCGCGGACGCGTTCACGTCGGAGGCCGTGGCCGACCTCCTGGAGGCCAAGGGCCGGGGGCGCAACATGCCCACGCCCGTGCTCATCGGCTCCCCGAACACCCTGCACGGCCTGGTCACGGACTTCTCCGAGATGGCCTGGGAGCTGGTCGACGCGTTCTGGCCGGGTGCGCTCACGCTCGTCGCCAAGCACCAGCCGTCGCTGCAGTGGGACCTCGGCGACACCCGGGGAACCGTCGCCGTACGCATGCCGCTGCACCCGGTCGCGATCGAGCTGCTGACCGAGGTCGGCCCCATGGCGGTCTCCTCGGCGAACCTGACCGGTCACCCGGCGCCGGAGAACTGCGACGCCGCCGAGGCGATGCTCGGCGACTCGGTCTCCGTGTACCTGGACGGCGGCCCGACCCCCGGCAACGAGCCGTCGTCGATCGTCGACGTCACGGGCAAGGTGCCGGTGCTGCTGCGTGCCGGGGCCTTGTCGGCAGAGGAACTCCGCAAGGTCGTACCCGACCTTGAGGTGGCGAATTGA
- the prmC gene encoding peptide chain release factor N(5)-glutamine methyltransferase, which translates to MNLLLAEVAQATQRLADAGVPSPRNDAEELAAFVHGVKRGELHTVRDSDFDARYWEVIARREQREPLQHITGRAYFRYLELQVGPGVFVPRPETESVVGWAIDAVRAMDVVEPLIVDLCTGSGAIALALAQEVPRSRVHAVELSEDALTWTRKNMAGSRVDLRQGNALDAFRDLDGQVDLVVSNPPYIPLTEWEYVAPEARDYDPQLALFSGEDGLDLIRGLERTAHRLLRPGGVVVIEHADTQGGQVPWIFTEERGWADAADHPDLNNRPRFATARKALP; encoded by the coding sequence GTGAACCTGCTGCTCGCGGAAGTGGCCCAGGCCACCCAGCGCCTGGCCGACGCCGGCGTGCCCTCGCCGCGCAACGACGCGGAGGAGCTCGCCGCGTTCGTGCACGGCGTCAAGCGGGGCGAGCTGCACACCGTCAGGGACTCCGACTTCGACGCCCGGTACTGGGAGGTCATCGCCCGGCGCGAGCAGCGTGAGCCGCTCCAGCACATCACCGGGCGCGCCTACTTCCGCTACCTCGAACTTCAGGTCGGACCCGGGGTGTTCGTGCCGCGGCCCGAGACCGAGTCGGTGGTCGGGTGGGCCATAGACGCCGTCCGCGCGATGGACGTCGTCGAGCCGCTCATCGTCGATCTGTGCACCGGCTCCGGTGCCATCGCCCTCGCCCTCGCCCAGGAGGTGCCGCGCTCGCGCGTGCACGCCGTGGAGCTGTCCGAGGACGCCCTGACGTGGACCCGCAAGAACATGGCGGGCTCACGCGTCGACCTGCGCCAGGGCAACGCCCTGGACGCCTTCCGCGACCTCGACGGCCAGGTCGACCTGGTCGTCTCCAACCCCCCGTACATCCCGCTCACCGAGTGGGAGTACGTGGCGCCCGAGGCCCGCGACTACGATCCCCAACTCGCCCTGTTCTCAGGGGAGGACGGCCTGGATCTGATCCGAGGCCTGGAACGCACCGCACACCGGCTCCTGCGCCCGGGCGGTGTCGTCGTCATCGAGCACGCCGACACCCAGGGTGGCCAGGTGCCCTGGATCTTCACCGAGGAGCGGGGCTGGGCCGACGCGGCCGACCACCCGGACCTCAACAACCGGCCGCGGTTCGCGACCGCCCGCAAGGCGCTGCCCTGA
- the prfA gene encoding peptide chain release factor 1 produces the protein MFEAVEELVGEHADLEKKLADPSVHADQANARKLNKRYAELTPIVGTYRSWKQTGDDIETAREFVADDPDFAAEVKELEKQREELTEKLRLLLVPRDPSDDKDVILEIKAGAGGDESALFAGDLLRMYLRYAERVGWKTEIIDSTESELGGYKDVQVAVKTKGGQGATEPGQGVWARLKYEGGVHRVQRVPATESQGRIHTSAAGVLVTPEAEEVDVEINMNDLRIDVYRSSGPGGQSVNTTDSAVRITHIPTGVVASCQNEKSQLQNKEQAMRILRSRLLAAAQEEAEKEAADARRSQVRTVDRSEKIRTYNFPENRISDHRVGFKAYNLDQVLDGELDAVIQACVDADSAAKLAAA, from the coding sequence ATGTTCGAGGCGGTCGAGGAACTGGTCGGGGAACACGCCGACCTGGAGAAGAAGCTCGCCGACCCGTCGGTCCACGCGGACCAGGCCAACGCGCGCAAGCTCAACAAGCGCTACGCGGAGCTGACCCCGATCGTCGGCACGTACCGCTCCTGGAAGCAGACCGGCGACGACATCGAGACGGCCCGTGAATTCGTCGCGGACGACCCGGACTTCGCAGCCGAGGTCAAGGAGCTGGAGAAGCAGCGCGAGGAGCTGACCGAGAAGCTGCGGCTGCTGCTCGTGCCCCGGGACCCGTCGGACGACAAGGACGTCATCCTGGAGATCAAGGCCGGTGCGGGTGGTGACGAGTCCGCCCTCTTCGCCGGTGACCTGCTCCGGATGTACCTGCGGTACGCCGAGCGCGTCGGCTGGAAGACCGAGATCATCGACTCCACCGAGTCCGAGCTGGGCGGCTACAAGGACGTCCAGGTCGCCGTGAAGACCAAGGGCGGCCAGGGCGCCACCGAGCCCGGCCAGGGCGTCTGGGCCCGGCTGAAGTACGAGGGCGGGGTGCACCGCGTCCAGCGCGTGCCGGCCACCGAGTCGCAGGGCCGTATCCACACCTCCGCCGCCGGTGTGCTGGTCACGCCCGAGGCCGAGGAGGTCGACGTCGAGATCAACATGAACGACCTGCGGATCGACGTCTACCGCTCCTCCGGGCCCGGAGGCCAGTCCGTCAACACCACCGACTCCGCCGTGCGCATCACGCACATTCCCACCGGAGTCGTCGCCTCCTGCCAGAACGAGAAGAGCCAGCTGCAGAACAAGGAGCAGGCGATGCGTATCCTGCGCTCCAGGCTGCTCGCCGCGGCACAGGAGGAGGCGGAGAAGGAAGCCGCCGACGCCCGCCGCAGCCAGGTCCGCACCGTCGACCGCTCCGAGAAGATCCGCACGTACAACTTCCCGGAGAACCGCATCTCGGACCACCGCGTCGGCTTCAAGGCCTACAACCTGGACCAGGTGCTCGACGGTGAACTCGACGCGGTGATCCAGGCCTGTGTCGACGCGGACTCGGCCGCGAAGCTGGCAGCCGCGTAA
- the rpmE gene encoding 50S ribosomal protein L31, which translates to MKRDIHPEYVETQVSCTCGASFTTRSTIESGTIRAEVCSECHPFYTGKQKILDTGGRVARFEARFGKAAAAKK; encoded by the coding sequence TTGAAGCGCGACATCCACCCCGAGTACGTCGAGACGCAGGTCAGCTGCACCTGTGGCGCGTCGTTCACCACCCGCAGCACGATCGAGAGCGGCACCATCCGTGCCGAGGTCTGCTCCGAGTGCCACCCGTTCTACACGGGCAAGCAGAAGATCCTCGACACCGGTGGCCGCGTGGCCCGCTTCGAGGCCCGCTTCGGCAAGGCTGCCGCTGCCAAGAAGTAG
- a CDS encoding LCP family protein, producing MSAESTPDAGIPGKTGTTGPRHRAAKGRRRKSRDGHSRAALAVVWTAAGVLVLGGTGIGYLYFKLNGNIKSVDINQALGTDRPLDVDNGSQDILVLGSDTRSGSNKKLGGGVDDGSARSDTAMVVHVYEGHKRASVVSIPRDTLVERPECTDAKGQAHPAASYAMFNSAYSTGGAACAVKTVESMTGIRMDHYIEIDFAGFEKLINVLGGVPITTTKDIKDPDSHLNLKAGEHTLTGKQALGLVRTRHGVGDGSDLGRIQLQQAFIKALIEQVKSVGIFSSPKKIYDLAESATDAVTTDSELDTVKDLASFANGLKGISSKNMNMVTMPVQYDPADPNRVLVDEAKSKQVWAALKADETIPKSATKGTATGAAEGVVTAGT from the coding sequence ATGTCCGCCGAGAGCACGCCGGACGCCGGCATACCGGGGAAGACCGGCACCACCGGCCCGCGTCACCGCGCGGCCAAGGGCCGCCGCCGCAAGTCCCGCGACGGGCACAGCAGAGCGGCGCTCGCCGTCGTCTGGACCGCCGCGGGCGTCCTGGTACTGGGCGGCACCGGAATCGGCTACCTGTACTTCAAGCTCAACGGCAACATCAAGAGCGTCGACATCAACCAGGCCCTCGGCACCGACCGGCCCCTCGACGTCGACAACGGCTCGCAGGACATCCTGGTCCTCGGCTCCGACACCCGCTCGGGCAGCAACAAGAAGCTCGGCGGTGGCGTCGACGACGGCAGCGCCCGCTCCGACACGGCGATGGTCGTGCACGTCTACGAGGGCCACAAGCGGGCCAGCGTGGTCTCCATCCCCCGGGACACCCTCGTCGAGCGGCCCGAGTGCACCGACGCGAAGGGCCAGGCCCACCCGGCGGCCTCGTACGCGATGTTCAACTCCGCGTACTCCACCGGGGGCGCCGCGTGTGCGGTGAAGACCGTCGAGTCCATGACCGGGATCCGGATGGACCACTACATCGAGATCGACTTCGCGGGCTTCGAGAAGCTGATCAACGTCCTCGGTGGCGTCCCCATCACCACGACCAAGGACATCAAGGACCCCGACAGCCATCTGAACCTGAAGGCCGGGGAGCACACCCTCACCGGCAAGCAGGCGCTCGGGCTCGTCCGCACCCGGCACGGGGTGGGGGACGGGTCGGACCTCGGGCGCATCCAGCTCCAGCAGGCGTTCATCAAGGCGCTGATCGAGCAGGTCAAGTCGGTGGGGATCTTCAGCAGCCCCAAGAAGATCTACGACCTCGCCGAGTCAGCGACCGACGCCGTCACCACCGACTCCGAACTGGACACCGTCAAGGACCTCGCGTCCTTCGCGAACGGCCTCAAGGGCATCAGCTCCAAGAACATGAACATGGTCACGATGCCGGTCCAGTACGACCCCGCCGACCCGAACCGCGTCCTGGTGGACGAGGCGAAGTCGAAGCAGGTCTGGGCGGCCCTGAAGGCCGACGAGACCATCCCGAAGTCGGCGACGAAGGGCACGGCGACGGGCGCCGCCGAGGGCGTCGTGACCGCCGGCACCTGA
- a CDS encoding trypsin-like serine protease gives MAAAIAGTLLMSSASAAGADSTSTPNEADVRIAKAMAADDTAGVATREPSSTESADSDSDGDSGLKPSAQIIGGSETTIASAPWMAQLWYYDETQDLGFFCGGTVVSPTKILTAAHCVDKNYYNWVKYGEIVTGTDQLPTAVYNDDDSFDHLDYHGGTPSKVSRQWNHSSWDEEAIDNDVAVLTLASPVKATPIKMTTSTDTASYTAGTSAKVYGWGRTTSTNNDISQTLKTATLPIVSDTTCANTWSPYFIKGHMVCAGKPAGGTDATTTATCNGDSGGPLVVGNKVVGVVSWGVEDCVYKGAYPVFAKVSKYVGATQPRVDDAAITRDGKADVFLRNKETGTGYVRASTGSKLADRKALTEEGSWKGYNLVQQTDLNRDGYQDFVLRRSSDGDVFWRRYVPSSSSWTTTQIFDNWTTRTRILTPGDVTGDALPDLLSVDSAGALWIYPGKGNGTFSTRVKVGTGWNQYNAVLGHGDFTGDGKVDLIARTKTGSNVYLYKGVGKSGTGAFATRIKVRSDWSAYNTLITPGDVSGDGRADLLARTPAGTLYLYTGTGKATSEIFTTRASVGTSYAQYDLLG, from the coding sequence ATGGCCGCCGCGATAGCCGGGACGCTGCTGATGTCGTCCGCGAGTGCGGCCGGCGCCGACAGCACCTCGACACCGAACGAGGCGGATGTACGGATCGCCAAGGCGATGGCGGCGGACGACACCGCGGGTGTGGCGACGCGGGAGCCGTCGTCCACCGAGAGTGCGGACAGCGACAGCGACGGCGACAGTGGACTGAAGCCGTCCGCCCAGATCATCGGCGGGTCGGAGACGACCATCGCCTCCGCGCCGTGGATGGCGCAGCTCTGGTACTACGACGAGACGCAGGACCTCGGCTTCTTCTGCGGCGGCACGGTCGTCTCGCCGACGAAGATCCTCACCGCCGCGCACTGTGTCGACAAGAACTACTACAACTGGGTCAAGTACGGCGAGATCGTCACCGGCACCGATCAGCTGCCCACCGCCGTCTACAACGACGACGACAGCTTCGACCACCTCGACTACCACGGTGGCACCCCGAGCAAGGTCTCGCGCCAGTGGAACCACTCCTCGTGGGACGAGGAGGCGATCGACAACGACGTCGCGGTCCTCACGCTGGCCAGTCCCGTCAAGGCCACGCCGATCAAGATGACGACGTCGACCGACACGGCCTCGTACACGGCGGGCACCAGCGCGAAGGTCTACGGCTGGGGCCGTACCACCTCCACCAACAACGACATCTCGCAGACGCTGAAGACGGCCACGCTGCCGATCGTCAGCGACACGACCTGCGCGAACACGTGGAGCCCCTACTTCATCAAGGGGCACATGGTCTGCGCGGGCAAGCCCGCCGGCGGCACCGACGCCACGACCACCGCCACCTGCAACGGTGACTCCGGTGGCCCGCTCGTCGTGGGCAACAAGGTCGTCGGCGTCGTCTCGTGGGGCGTCGAGGACTGTGTGTACAAGGGCGCCTACCCGGTCTTCGCGAAGGTCAGCAAGTACGTCGGCGCGACCCAGCCGCGGGTCGACGACGCCGCCATCACCCGCGACGGCAAGGCCGACGTCTTCCTGCGCAACAAGGAGACCGGCACGGGCTACGTCCGCGCCTCCACGGGCTCCAAGCTCGCCGACCGCAAGGCCCTGACCGAAGAGGGCAGCTGGAAGGGCTACAACCTGGTCCAGCAGACCGACCTGAACCGGGACGGCTACCAGGACTTCGTCCTGCGCCGCTCCTCCGACGGTGACGTCTTCTGGCGGCGGTACGTGCCCTCGTCCAGCAGTTGGACGACCACGCAGATCTTCGACAACTGGACGACCCGTACCCGGATCCTCACCCCCGGCGACGTCACCGGCGACGCCCTGCCCGACCTGCTCTCGGTCGACTCGGCGGGCGCCCTGTGGATCTACCCGGGCAAGGGCAACGGGACGTTCTCGACCCGCGTCAAGGTCGGCACGGGCTGGAACCAGTACAACGCGGTGCTCGGGCACGGCGACTTCACCGGCGACGGCAAGGTCGACCTGATCGCGCGCACCAAGACCGGCTCGAACGTCTACCTCTACAAGGGCGTCGGCAAGTCCGGCACGGGCGCCTTCGCCACCCGGATCAAGGTCCGCTCGGACTGGAGCGCCTACAACACGCTCATCACTCCCGGTGACGTGAGTGGCGACGGCAGGGCGGACCTGCTGGCCCGTACGCCGGCCGGCACGCTGTACCTCTACACGGGCACCGGCAAGGCCACGAGCGAGATCTTCACCACACGGGCCTCGGTCGGCACCAGCTACGCCCAGTACGACCTGCTCGGCTGA
- the rho gene encoding transcription termination factor Rho produces MSDTTDLMGARVEDTAAAPATDAAPASGAGSRRRRGTGLEGMVLAELQQVASGLGIRGTARMRKSQLIEVIKEAQAGGGAPAKAEAAAETKPKRRATSKARLATADAAQTGDDTAPAEKATAKKAAAPAEKAEKAVAQQQIEIPGQPAGGDEAPTERRRRRATADAGSPETVTAEAKSEPKAETPAATAETKGDAGDQGGEGRQGRRERGRDRGERGDRGERGDRGRRGKGDEQQGGGGPQRDRGQQQGQQQGGGRQDRQRDNGPQDDDDFDGGRRGRRGRYRDRRGRRGRDEIGAPEPQLADDDVLIPVAGILDILDNYAFIRTSGYLPGPNDVYVSLAQVRKNGLRKGDHVTGAVRQPKEGERREKFNALVRLDSVNGMAPEHGRGRPEFNKLTPLYPQDRLRLETDPGVLTTRIIDLVSPIGKGQRGLIVAPPKTGKTMIMQAVANAITHNNPECHLMVVLVDERPEEVTDMQRSVKGEVISSTFDRPAEDHTTVAELAIERAKRLVELGHDVVVLLDSITRLGRAYNLAAPASGRILSGGVDSTALYPPKRFFGAARNIEDGGSLTILATALVDTGSRMDEVIFEEFKGTGNMELKLDRKLADKRIFPAVDVDASGTRKEEILLGNEELAVVWKLRRVLHALDQQQAIELLLDKMKQTKSNVEFLMQIQKTTPTPGNGD; encoded by the coding sequence GTGAGCGACACCACCGATCTGATGGGCGCACGTGTCGAGGACACCGCTGCCGCGCCCGCCACGGACGCCGCGCCTGCCAGCGGTGCCGGCTCCCGGCGGCGCCGTGGTACCGGCCTCGAGGGCATGGTGCTGGCCGAGCTGCAGCAGGTCGCATCCGGCCTCGGCATCAGGGGCACCGCGCGGATGCGCAAGAGCCAGCTGATCGAGGTCATCAAGGAGGCGCAGGCGGGAGGGGGTGCCCCGGCCAAGGCCGAGGCCGCCGCCGAGACCAAGCCGAAGCGCCGCGCCACCTCGAAGGCGCGTTTGGCCACCGCCGATGCCGCGCAGACGGGCGACGACACCGCCCCGGCCGAGAAGGCCACCGCCAAGAAGGCCGCGGCGCCCGCCGAGAAGGCCGAGAAGGCCGTGGCCCAGCAGCAGATCGAGATCCCCGGCCAGCCGGCCGGTGGCGACGAGGCGCCCACCGAGCGCCGTCGGCGCCGGGCCACCGCCGACGCGGGCAGCCCCGAGACGGTCACCGCCGAGGCGAAGAGCGAGCCGAAGGCCGAGACCCCGGCAGCGACCGCCGAGACCAAGGGCGACGCCGGTGACCAGGGCGGCGAGGGCCGTCAGGGCCGCCGCGAGCGTGGCCGTGACCGGGGCGAGCGTGGGGACCGCGGTGAGCGCGGCGACCGCGGCCGCCGTGGCAAGGGCGACGAGCAGCAGGGCGGCGGTGGGCCGCAGCGCGACCGCGGTCAGCAGCAGGGCCAGCAGCAGGGCGGCGGCCGTCAGGACCGCCAGCGTGACAACGGCCCGCAGGACGACGACGACTTCGACGGCGGACGCCGTGGCCGTCGCGGCCGCTACCGCGACCGCCGTGGCCGTCGCGGCCGTGACGAGATCGGCGCCCCCGAGCCGCAGCTCGCCGACGACGACGTCCTGATCCCCGTCGCGGGCATCCTGGACATCCTCGACAACTACGCCTTCATCCGTACCTCGGGCTACCTGCCCGGCCCGAACGACGTGTACGTCTCCCTCGCCCAGGTCCGCAAGAACGGCCTGCGCAAGGGTGACCACGTCACCGGTGCCGTGCGTCAGCCCAAGGAGGGCGAGCGCCGCGAGAAGTTCAACGCGCTGGTGCGGCTCGACTCCGTCAACGGCATGGCGCCCGAACACGGCCGTGGCCGCCCGGAGTTCAACAAGCTGACGCCGCTGTACCCGCAGGACCGCCTCCGGCTGGAGACGGACCCGGGCGTGCTCACCACCCGCATCATCGACCTGGTCTCGCCCATCGGTAAGGGCCAGCGCGGTCTGATCGTGGCCCCGCCGAAGACCGGTAAGACCATGATCATGCAGGCGGTCGCCAACGCGATCACGCACAACAACCCCGAGTGCCACCTGATGGTCGTCCTCGTCGACGAGCGTCCGGAAGAGGTCACCGACATGCAGCGGTCGGTGAAGGGCGAGGTCATCTCCTCGACCTTCGACCGCCCGGCCGAGGACCACACGACGGTCGCCGAGCTCGCCATCGAGCGTGCCAAGCGCCTCGTCGAGCTGGGCCACGACGTGGTCGTGCTCCTCGACTCGATCACGCGTCTGGGCCGCGCCTACAACCTGGCGGCGCCGGCCTCCGGCCGCATCCTGTCCGGTGGTGTCGACTCGACCGCCCTGTACCCGCCGAAGCGCTTCTTCGGTGCGGCCCGCAACATCGAGGACGGCGGCTCGCTGACCATCCTCGCCACCGCCCTGGTGGACACCGGGTCCCGCATGGACGAGGTGATCTTCGAGGAGTTCAAGGGCACCGGCAACATGGAGCTCAAGCTCGACCGCAAGCTCGCCGACAAGCGCATCTTCCCGGCGGTGGACGTGGACGCGTCCGGTACCCGTAAGGAAGAGATCCTGCTCGGCAACGAGGAGCTGGCGGTCGTCTGGAAGCTGCGCCGGGTGCTGCACGCGCTCGACCAGCAGCAGGCCATCGAGCTGCTCCTCGACAAGATGAAGCAGACCAAGTCGAACGTCGAGTTCCTGATGCAGATCCAGAAGACGACGCCGACGCCCGGTAACGGCGACTAG
- the thrB gene encoding homoserine kinase, translated as MAGPAFRAAAVRVRVPATSANLGPGFDALGLSLGLYDDVVVRVADSGLHVDIAGEGSETLPRDERHLLVRSLRTAFDLLGGQPRGLEIVCANRIPHGRGLGSSSAAICAGIVAARAVTIGGDNRLDDAALLELATEIEGHPDNVAACLLGGFTLSWMEGGAARAIRMDPADSVVPVVFVPGKPVLTETARGLLPRNVPHVDAATNAGRAALLVEALTRRPELLLPATEDRLHQDYRAPAMPESTALVERLRADGVPAVISGAGPTVLALADEASADKVADLAGAGWAANRLDLDARGACVLPLTTTVAEPGADSGDD; from the coding sequence ATGGCCGGTCCAGCGTTCCGCGCCGCCGCCGTACGGGTGCGCGTCCCCGCCACCAGCGCCAACCTCGGTCCGGGCTTCGACGCCCTGGGCCTGTCGCTGGGGCTCTACGACGACGTGGTCGTCCGGGTGGCCGACTCCGGCCTGCACGTCGACATCGCGGGGGAGGGCAGCGAGACCCTCCCGCGCGACGAGCGGCACCTGCTCGTCCGCTCCCTGCGCACCGCCTTCGACCTGCTGGGCGGACAGCCCCGGGGCCTGGAGATCGTGTGTGCCAACCGCATCCCGCACGGCCGCGGCCTCGGCTCCTCCTCCGCCGCCATCTGCGCCGGCATCGTCGCCGCCCGCGCCGTGACCATAGGCGGCGACAACCGGCTCGACGACGCCGCGCTGCTCGAACTGGCCACGGAGATCGAGGGTCACCCCGACAACGTCGCGGCCTGCCTCCTCGGTGGTTTCACCCTCTCCTGGATGGAGGGCGGCGCCGCGCGGGCGATCAGGATGGATCCCGCGGATTCCGTCGTTCCGGTGGTTTTCGTCCCGGGGAAGCCCGTGCTGACGGAGACGGCGCGCGGACTGCTTCCGCGCAACGTCCCGCACGTCGACGCAGCCACCAACGCGGGCCGGGCGGCCCTCCTCGTGGAAGCCCTGACCAGGCGCCCCGAGCTGCTGCTGCCCGCCACCGAGGACCGGCTGCACCAGGATTACCGGGCGCCCGCCATGCCGGAGAGCACGGCCCTGGTCGAGCGACTGCGGGCCGACGGCGTCCCGGCGGTCATCTCCGGCGCCGGACCCACGGTCCTGGCCCTGGCCGACGAGGCCAGTGCCGACAAGGTGGCCGATCTCGCGGGTGCGGGATGGGCCGCCAACCGGCTGGACCTCGACGCCCGAGGGGCGTGTGTCCTGCCGCTCACCACCACCGTCGCCGAGCCCGGCGCCGACAGCGGCGACGACTAG
- the thrC gene encoding threonine synthase has product MTHQWRGIIEEYRDRLPVSDTTPVVTLREGGTPLVPAQVLSERTGCEVHLKVEGANPTGSFKDRGMTMAITRAKEEGAKAVICASTGNTSASAAAYAVRAGMVSAVLVPRGKIALGKMGQALVHGAKILQVDGNFDDCLTLARELSDNYPVALVNSVNPVRIEGQKTAAFEIVDMLGDAPDIHVLPVGNAGNITAYWKGYKEYAADGIAAKTPRMWGFQASGSAPIVRGEVVKDPSTIATAIRIGNPASWQYALAARDESGGFIDEVTDREILRAYRLLAAQEGVFVEPASAASVAGLLKAAEQGKVDPGQTVVCTVTGNGLKDPDWAVAGAPQPVTVPVDAATAAERLGLA; this is encoded by the coding sequence ATGACCCACCAATGGCGCGGAATCATCGAGGAGTACCGGGACCGGCTGCCCGTCTCCGACACCACGCCGGTCGTGACGCTCCGCGAGGGCGGCACGCCCCTCGTACCCGCGCAGGTGCTCTCCGAGCGCACGGGCTGCGAGGTCCACCTCAAGGTGGAGGGCGCCAACCCGACCGGATCCTTCAAGGACCGCGGGATGACCATGGCCATCACGCGCGCGAAGGAAGAGGGCGCGAAGGCCGTCATCTGTGCCTCGACGGGCAACACCTCTGCCTCCGCGGCCGCCTACGCCGTACGCGCGGGCATGGTCTCGGCCGTGCTCGTCCCGCGGGGCAAGATCGCGCTGGGCAAGATGGGCCAGGCCCTGGTGCACGGCGCGAAGATCCTCCAGGTCGACGGCAACTTCGACGACTGCCTCACCCTCGCGCGTGAACTGAGCGACAACTACCCGGTGGCGCTGGTCAATTCGGTGAACCCGGTGCGCATCGAGGGCCAGAAGACCGCCGCGTTCGAGATCGTGGACATGCTCGGCGACGCGCCCGACATCCACGTCCTGCCGGTGGGCAACGCGGGCAACATCACGGCGTACTGGAAGGGCTACAAGGAGTACGCCGCCGACGGCATCGCCGCGAAGACGCCCCGCATGTGGGGCTTCCAGGCCTCCGGCTCCGCGCCGATCGTGCGCGGCGAGGTCGTCAAGGACCCGTCGACGATCGCCACCGCGATCCGCATCGGCAACCCCGCGTCCTGGCAGTACGCCTTGGCCGCGCGGGACGAGTCGGGCGGCTTCATCGACGAGGTGACGGACCGTGAGATCCTGCGCGCCTACCGGCTGTTGGCCGCTCAGGAGGGTGTCTTCGTGGAGCCCGCCTCCGCCGCCTCCGTGGCCGGTCTGCTGAAGGCCGCCGAGCAGGGCAAGGTCGACCCGGGCCAGACCGTCGTCTGCACGGTCACCGGCAACGGCCTCAAGGACCCGGACTGGGCCGTCGCGGGCGCCCCGCAGCCCGTCACGGTCCCGGTGGACGCGGCGACGGCGGCCGAGCGCCTCGGTCTCGCGTAA